The Candidatus Dormiibacterota bacterium genome includes a window with the following:
- a CDS encoding molybdopterin-dependent oxidoreductase translates to MNRKLFLASSISSALAACSPIGTALNNNAGFHHFLGSAERLNQALIGTRGLAREYPESAISSVYRIDSLPTPTSARYTDLLAGDFRGYRLVVDGAVDRKSTYTLAQLRAMPQQTQITRHDCVEGWSVIGKWSGVRLGDIVAAAQPRADARYVVFHCFDRDDQGTQYYESLDMHQAMHPQALLGLRLNGADVDADHGAPVRLRVPTQLGYKSAKWISRIEVVGSFANIEGGHGGYWEDQGYEWYAGI, encoded by the coding sequence ATGAATCGTAAACTCTTCCTCGCAAGCAGCATCTCGTCGGCACTCGCGGCGTGTTCGCCGATCGGCACCGCGCTCAATAACAATGCGGGCTTCCATCACTTCTTGGGCTCGGCCGAGCGCCTCAATCAAGCCCTTATCGGGACGCGTGGCCTCGCCCGCGAGTATCCCGAATCGGCGATCAGCAGCGTCTATCGCATCGACAGCCTGCCGACCCCAACCAGCGCGCGGTATACGGATCTGCTCGCCGGTGATTTCCGCGGCTACCGCCTCGTCGTCGACGGCGCCGTCGATCGCAAGTCCACCTATACGCTCGCGCAATTGCGCGCGATGCCGCAACAAACGCAGATCACGCGCCACGACTGCGTCGAAGGATGGAGCGTCATCGGTAAATGGAGCGGCGTCCGCCTGGGCGACATCGTCGCCGCCGCCCAACCGCGTGCCGATGCGCGCTACGTCGTCTTCCACTGCTTCGACCGCGACGACCAGGGCACGCAGTACTACGAGAGCCTCGATATGCATCAGGCGATGCATCCGCAAGCGCTGCTGGGCCTGCGCCTCAACGGCGCGGACGTCGATGCCGATCACGGCGCCCCGGTGCGCCTGCGCGTTCCCACGCAACTCGGCTACAAGAGCGCGAAGTGGATCTCGCGCATCGAGGTCGTCGGCAGCTTTGCCAACATCGAGGGCGGCCACGGCGGCTACTG